GACACAGAGCCCATCGCGCGAGGGGCTGTCGGTCTATTGGGCGAGGCAGAAGATCGCCGCGCTGATGGATCACGAACGCTCCGGCCAGGATGATGCAACCCTACGCCAGGCGGTGCTCGATGTGGCGCTGCCCCATCATCTTGTGAGCCAGTACAGCAGCCTGGTCGCGGTCGACGTCACACCGGTTCGTCCCATCGACAAGAGCCTGATCGGCCATGCGATGAAGACCAATCTACCGGATGGACAGGATTCTCAGGCGATGCTCGGCCTGCCGAAAACCGGGACGAGTGGACAGATCCAATTACTGTTCGGGCTGTTGTTGCTGGCGATAGCGGGCCTGCTCTGGCAACGACAGAAAGTGGTCGCGTGATTGGACCAGGCATCAAGATCAAGGCGATGCCTCTCCTGGCTCTCGCCTTGGTCCTGCTCGGTCTGTGGCAGACGGGAAACGGCGCTTGGATCTACCTCAAGGCTGAACTGGCCCAAGTCCTGTTGCAACGGGCTTGGGCCGGTACGGTAGCAGGCCAAGAACATGTGACACCCTGGCCCTGGGCCGATACCTGGCCTCTGGCCCGGCTCACGGTTCCATCGAAGGATATCGATCTCATTGTGTTGAACGGCGCCTACGGGCGAACCCTGGCATTTGGACCAGGCTATTTGGAATCGAGCGCCGCTCCCGGTTCGAGAGGGACGACAATTCTCACCGGCCATCGCGATACGCATTTTCGATTTTTGCAGCGATTGAAGGTAGGCGACGAGATTATGCTCTCGACCAAGAACCAACAGCCGCATCGGTATCGCGTCAGAAGCAGGGCCGTCGTGGATGTGGCCACCGCGTCGATCCGGCAGGACACAGACGCGCCGCAACTCGCGCTGGTGACCTGTTATCCCTTCGATGCAATCAGCCCAGGCGGACCGCTCCGCTATGTGGTGATGGCAGAGGAAGAAACGTTCTGAATGGGTATTTCGGCGTTCCCGCACTGTGGCAGGAACCAGCCGGGAGCCCTCTGTAATCAGCCCAGGCTGTTGCCCAACGTGGTGACGACATTATTTCGCAATGGTGATACTCGGCACGCCGACGCGCGGCACCTCGCTGACGGTCATTTGGAACAGGAGGTATAACAATTGGAAAGCCTCGCGATTCCAGCGCGCCAATGGCCCCGTCGTGTTCACCGCGTAATATTTTCCGTGGGACTGAATCGACAGGTCGGCATCCGAGGGAGCGCCATCCGTCAACAAAAGTTCCATGGTATGGACGGGATTTTCGTGAACCTCGGGGGTCCGAGAATCTTTCTCGACGGGATATTCTGGGTCTTCTCCCAGCGATCGGCCGAGAAAGTTGAGAATGGTATTGAAGCTTCTCAGCCGGAAATCTCCCTTGATGGGATATTCCCCGCCCACGTGCCCCGGACGGATGTCGAAAGAGACATCGTTGAGGTGCCCTTCTTCCGTTTCGTCGATCAACCGGGCCCGTTCCTCCGGTGAGAGCGTGTCGGGGTCATAGTTGGTGATAAGAATGCGTCCCGTGATTTGTTTTCGAATGGTGTAGGTATTGTCTTTCTGGCTGTAGGTCACGAGATATTCTTTTTGTAACGATTGGAAGCCTTCGGCTGTGACGGAGTTGGCGGGAATCGTCCAGGTCCGATTGTAGACGAGCGGTTCGGCATAGAGCTGGTTCTGGTCTTGAATGGCCGAAAGATGCGTCACCACGCGACGGAACATCTCGTAGCCAGGCCGATCGGCCGGCGTATTGCGATAGGCGACTTCCTGGCCATTCTCTGCAATCCGCAATTCCTGCGCCATCAGCCTGAGCAACAGATCGATGTCGAATCGCTGCCGGAGCAAGAGCGTGAACTTGGTTTCCTGAAAGGGGGTCAAAAGCCGCTTGGTGAATTCTTCCCCTTCGATCGGCACGATACTGATCGTGGGGTTTTCCGCCACGCTGCCGCCGAAGATCGGCATGAGCGCTTTGCTGGACTCTCCCGTCAGGGCCGGAGTGGCGCCGGCGCTGACACGAAAGTCGAACGTCGCGGCGATGTTCGAGACGCCGGTGAAGTGAATCGGTTGATGCTGATGGGCGCGAGCGATGTTGATGAGCAACTGCTTTGAGATGGCATCTGTGACCGCCTGATCATAGGCCGTCACAGCTCGATTCAGCGTAATGGGGGAGAGGCAGCCTGACAGCAGCAGACCGCAGAGCAACGTGAATGCCTGAATTCCTATTTTCATAGGGAGAGATATCGGCTCACAAGAGGTGACGCATCGACGGACCACGTACCAATCAGCCGAGTTGTGATCGATCGCCATGACATACGAACGCGAGGTGTGGAGCCGGCGATCCGGATTGAACGGACGACCTGCTGTTTACGAAACAGCTGCTCTACCAACTGAGCTACGCCGGCCCTCGCGAGAGAAGCCACAACTTACACGGGTTTTTTCTCAGCCTCAAGAGGT
The sequence above is a segment of the Nitrospirota bacterium genome. Coding sequences within it:
- a CDS encoding class GN sortase, with amino-acid sequence MIGPGIKIKAMPLLALALVLLGLWQTGNGAWIYLKAELAQVLLQRAWAGTVAGQEHVTPWPWADTWPLARLTVPSKDIDLIVLNGAYGRTLAFGPGYLESSAAPGSRGTTILTGHRDTHFRFLQRLKVGDEIMLSTKNQQPHRYRVRSRAVVDVATASIRQDTDAPQLALVTCYPFDAISPGGPLRYVVMAEEETF